In Verrucomicrobiota bacterium, a genomic segment contains:
- a CDS encoding ABC transporter ATP-binding protein, whose amino-acid sequence MPLLEVQNLRTAFHTRNGIVRAVDGVSFNVEKGETLGIVGESGSGKSVTCYSIMGLVPQPPGRIEAGLARFDGADLLAMREADLNRIRGRRIAMIFQDPMTSLNPYMRVEDQIIEPLLIHEHTPRAEAVKRAVKALEDVGVPDAARRIRGYPHEFSGGMRQRVMIAMALITRPELLIADEPTTALDVTVQAQILELITKMQRELGTAVIWISHDLGVVAGFCQRVLVMYAGRIVESGPTARLYAHPQHPYNRALQKSIPALQNKGSELYTIPGMPPDLSKPVAGCAFAPRCEFAADACRVGEMTLNEIAPGHATACGRVMRSEVKL is encoded by the coding sequence GCGCGGTCGATGGCGTGTCGTTCAACGTCGAGAAGGGCGAGACGCTCGGCATCGTCGGCGAGAGCGGCTCAGGCAAGTCCGTCACCTGCTACTCCATCATGGGCCTCGTGCCCCAGCCGCCGGGACGCATCGAGGCCGGCCTCGCGCGGTTCGACGGCGCCGACCTGCTCGCGATGCGCGAGGCGGACCTGAACCGCATCCGCGGCAGACGCATCGCGATGATCTTCCAGGACCCGATGACGTCGCTAAACCCCTACATGCGCGTCGAGGACCAGATCATCGAGCCGCTGCTCATTCACGAGCACACGCCGCGCGCCGAGGCCGTGAAACGCGCCGTGAAAGCCCTCGAAGACGTCGGCGTGCCCGACGCCGCCCGGCGCATCCGCGGCTACCCGCACGAATTCAGCGGCGGCATGCGGCAGCGCGTGATGATTGCGATGGCCCTCATCACGCGGCCCGAACTGCTCATCGCCGACGAGCCGACCACCGCGCTCGACGTGACCGTGCAGGCGCAGATTCTCGAGCTCATCACCAAGATGCAGCGCGAACTCGGCACCGCGGTCATCTGGATTTCGCACGACCTCGGCGTGGTGGCGGGCTTCTGCCAGCGCGTGCTGGTGATGTATGCCGGGCGCATCGTCGAGAGCGGACCGACCGCGCGGCTCTACGCGCACCCGCAGCACCCCTACAACCGCGCCTTGCAGAAATCCATCCCCGCGCTCCAGAACAAGGGCAGCGAACTCTACACCATTCCCGGCATGCCGCCCGACCTCTCGAAGCCCGTCGCCGGCTGCGCCTTCGCGCCGCGATGTGAATTCGCCGCAGACGCCTGCCGCGTCGGTGAGATGACTCTGAATGAAATCGCGCCCGGCCACGCGACGGCGTGCGGGCGGGTGATGCGAAGCGAAGTCAAACTCTGA
- a CDS encoding ATP-binding cassette domain-containing protein — MTDPFLELRELKTHFPVERGLVFRRRIGTVRAVDGVSLALARGEILGLVGESGCGKSTLGRTLLQLIPPTEGTVVLAGKNLSSLDRTQLRKARADFQMIFQDPYASLNPRMTVFDALAEAIQAHRNVPAAELPARVSALMQKVGLAPRFIRKYPHEFSGGQRQRIAIARALAVEPKLLVADEPVSALDVSIQAQIINLLAKLSREMQLTLIFISHDLSVVKHISDRIAVMYLGRIVELGPAAEVFEKPLHPYTRALVSAVPIPDPEREKLRQRILLPGDPPSPMNPPAGCAFHPRCIHAAPECGRQTPALVEFRSGHQAACIRLEEIHGAAKPA, encoded by the coding sequence ATGACTGACCCCTTCCTCGAACTGCGCGAATTGAAGACCCACTTCCCCGTGGAGCGCGGGCTGGTGTTCCGCCGGCGCATCGGCACGGTGCGCGCGGTGGACGGCGTGTCGCTCGCGCTCGCGCGGGGCGAAATCCTCGGGCTCGTCGGCGAGTCGGGCTGCGGCAAGTCCACGCTCGGCCGCACCCTCCTGCAACTCATCCCGCCGACGGAGGGCACAGTCGTGCTTGCCGGGAAGAACCTGAGCAGCCTGGACCGCACACAACTCCGCAAGGCGCGCGCCGATTTCCAGATGATCTTCCAGGACCCCTACGCCTCGCTCAATCCGCGCATGACGGTGTTCGACGCGCTCGCCGAGGCGATTCAGGCGCATCGCAACGTGCCGGCTGCGGAGCTGCCAGCGCGCGTGTCTGCGCTCATGCAGAAGGTCGGCCTCGCGCCGCGCTTCATCCGCAAGTATCCGCACGAGTTCAGCGGCGGACAGCGCCAGCGCATCGCCATCGCGCGCGCGCTGGCCGTCGAACCGAAGCTGCTCGTCGCGGACGAACCGGTCTCGGCGCTGGACGTTTCGATCCAGGCGCAGATCATCAACCTGCTCGCGAAGCTCTCGCGCGAGATGCAGCTCACGCTCATCTTCATCTCGCACGACCTCTCGGTGGTGAAGCACATCAGCGACCGCATCGCCGTGATGTATCTCGGACGCATCGTCGAACTCGGCCCGGCGGCCGAGGTCTTCGAGAAACCGCTGCATCCCTACACGCGCGCGCTCGTCAGCGCAGTGCCGATTCCCGACCCCGAGCGCGAGAAGTTGCGCCAGCGCATCCTGCTGCCGGGGGACCCGCCTTCGCCGATGAACCCGCCGGCCGGATGCGCGTTCCATCCGCGCTGCATTCACGCGGCCCCCGAGTGCGGCCGGCAAACGCCGGCGCTCGTGGAGTTCCGCTCCGGCCACCAGGCCGCGTGCATCCGGCTCGAGGAGATTCACGGCGCGGCCAAGCCGGCCTGA
- a CDS encoding flotillin family protein — MMIPIPVLAQFGDLMKSGLAIGAGIVVVVVFGVAFLTFLSRYTKVGPNEVLVASGRKHSYVDPDGVQRTRGFRIKKGGGTFVWPVLEKVDIISLELLTIDVQTPEVYTSKGVPVKVDGVAQIKIKGDDISIATAAEQFLSKTQDEIKNVAMQTLEGHLRAILGTMTVEEIYQNRDAFASKVQEVAAGDMANMGLGIVSFTIRDIRDTQGYLDALGKPRIAQVKRDAQIAQAEADRDAMIKSSQATQAGQEAKFAADTKIAEAQRDYQSNVAQYQAAVNQKKAESDLAYDLQKYKTGQLVKAEEVQVEIIAKQKQIELQQQEILRKQRELEANVQKPADAERYKVETLANARRFQLETEAAGAASASKATGFASADVAKATGLAEAEANKARGLAEAAIIEAQGRAQAEAMKQKAESFKQYNEAAVIEMIVRVMPEVAGKISEPLSKTEKIVIINSGSGPGGGASKLTGDVTQIISQLPPVLESLTGIKFEKLLEQVPALKKAMEKGESSKQG, encoded by the coding sequence ATGATGATCCCCATCCCCGTCCTCGCCCAGTTCGGTGACTTGATGAAGAGCGGTCTCGCCATCGGAGCCGGCATCGTTGTTGTCGTAGTCTTCGGCGTAGCCTTCCTGACGTTTCTGAGCCGCTACACGAAGGTTGGCCCGAACGAAGTGCTGGTCGCTTCCGGTCGTAAGCACAGTTACGTGGACCCCGACGGCGTGCAGCGCACACGCGGATTCCGCATCAAGAAGGGCGGCGGCACCTTCGTGTGGCCCGTGCTGGAGAAGGTGGACATCATCTCACTCGAACTCCTCACCATTGATGTCCAGACGCCGGAAGTTTACACGAGCAAGGGCGTGCCGGTGAAAGTGGACGGCGTCGCGCAGATCAAGATCAAGGGCGACGACATCTCCATCGCCACCGCGGCCGAGCAGTTCCTGAGCAAGACGCAGGACGAAATCAAGAACGTCGCGATGCAGACGCTCGAGGGCCATTTGCGAGCCATCCTCGGCACGATGACCGTCGAGGAGATTTACCAGAACCGCGACGCCTTTGCCTCGAAGGTGCAGGAAGTGGCGGCGGGCGACATGGCCAACATGGGCCTGGGCATCGTCAGCTTCACCATCCGCGACATCCGCGACACGCAGGGCTACCTCGACGCCCTCGGCAAGCCGCGCATCGCGCAGGTGAAGCGCGACGCGCAGATCGCCCAGGCCGAGGCCGACCGGGACGCGATGATCAAGTCTTCGCAGGCGACGCAGGCCGGGCAGGAGGCGAAATTCGCCGCCGACACCAAGATCGCCGAGGCCCAGCGCGATTATCAGTCGAACGTCGCGCAGTATCAGGCCGCGGTGAACCAGAAGAAGGCCGAGTCCGACCTCGCCTACGACCTGCAGAAATACAAGACCGGCCAGCTCGTCAAGGCCGAGGAAGTCCAGGTCGAGATCATCGCCAAGCAGAAGCAGATCGAGCTCCAGCAGCAGGAAATCCTCCGCAAGCAGCGCGAACTCGAGGCGAACGTGCAAAAACCCGCCGACGCCGAGCGTTACAAGGTCGAGACGCTTGCCAACGCGCGGCGCTTCCAGCTCGAAACCGAGGCCGCCGGCGCGGCGTCCGCGTCGAAAGCCACGGGCTTTGCCAGCGCCGACGTGGCGAAGGCCACCGGCCTTGCCGAAGCCGAGGCGAACAAGGCGCGCGGTCTTGCCGAGGCCGCCATCATCGAGGCGCAGGGCCGCGCGCAGGCCGAGGCGATGAAGCAGAAGGCCGAGAGCTTCAAGCAATACAACGAGGCGGCGGTGATCGAGATGATCGTGCGCGTCATGCCCGAGGTCGCGGGCAAGATCAGCGAGCCGCTGTCGAAGACCGAGAAGATCGTCATCATCAACAGCGGCTCGGGCCCCGGCGGCGGCGCGAGCAAGCTCACCGGCGACGTGACGCAGATCATCAGCCAGCTCCCGCCCGTGCTGGAGAGTTTGACCGGCATCAAGTTCGAGAAACTGCTCGAACAGGTGCCCGCGCTCAAGAAGGCGATGGAGAAGGGCGAGTCGAGCAAACAAGGCTGA